cactcaagagagataatccactattacaGAGAAATTCTACACAAAAGGTCTCACAAGAATTGCCCTAGTTCAACTACCTTTTTCTACGTAACTCTACCCGTGGAatattacttaggtctccccctaagtatgagaactccctctcactctctcacacaaccactgccacagtgattgaactcAAACACGATttacaaagacagatctcaagatcacacaGTAAACACACAACCCTTAGCTCACAACTATTGCATAAAGCTGCTAAGGAAACAAGAACAGTATGAACTCAATGAAACCCTAATCCAATACACTGTCTCGATGCCTAACCAACTAGGTATTGGGTTTCATAAGTAATAGTcttccaggccttgtcttcgtTGGGCTTGAAAGATGACAGAGTCCACACACACAATCAAGAAGTTGTTATTAGAAACAAACATGCAACAAATATGCACATGATCTTCGGGTAATTAATAAAAGTGCAGATTCCAACTTCCATAAATAGCTCCAAATCAAACCCCCTTGAACCGGGTTTGATTACACATAGAATATTCCTTGACGGCGTACAGAAGCTCCTAATAGTAACCAAACTTGATCACAAAGTAATCAACTTGAAGCTTCACAACAAATCAACCAAGTTACAGAACGTTTCCCGGGGACACATGTCATAGCACGATGTTACCACATACTTaactaaaatgcagacaatcaaacaaaggaacaacaaccTTTTTTTACTTCTTCATTGTTACTTGTTCCAATATAGGTGCATTGCACTGAGGTGGTATAACATTTGGGATATCTTCCACCCCCTGTTCTAAAGCACACGGTCCAGAATAAGAAAAGAGTTATGAGTAGAAGCTTTCAATTGCCAGCACAATTTGGTATGTCTCTTTAGCCCATTCACCATTATCGGTTTTGATTTTCAATAGCTTATTTCTTCCCCTTCTTTGCAGAGTAGTGGCATGGAAGAATTTAGAATTCCGGTCTCCCCATTACAGCCATTTTAGTCGTGATCTCTGCCCCCaatatttttcttcttgttcCCAAAGGgatttaatttgtttttggaTGTCCCTCATGGCCTCTGTGATCTGGGGAGAGGAGTCTTGATTACCCAAGGCTTCAAGTTTCTTCTTAAGAGCACTAATCTCCTTATCGACTCTTTTGAAAGTATTTTTGCTCTCGGATGTCAAAGATTGACTGGTTTTTTTGATTTTTGCCTGTAGGGTGGACCAAACAGATTCCTGGTGCCTAGCAGCGTTCCAGCTTGTATTAACCACTTGACCACAGTGCTTGTGATCCCCCCAGTACGCTTCATACTTGAAGGGAGTGAGACTCCTTCCCTTGGGCTTCATGGATATGATTATTGGGCTATGGTCAGAGGAAACAAGAATAGCTTGAAATTCGGCATGTGGGTACTGTTGTCTCCACTCCCAATTAGTGAGTATTCTATCTATTCGTTCCCTTATGAGAACTTCTTGTCTTCTACCTCCTCTCCATGTAAACTTGCACCCACTGAAGTCTGTATCCATCAGGGCGTTAGATCGGATAAAGTCGCGGAATAACAGGATCATGTTCGTGCAGGCGGGGCGAAGCCCTTCCTTTTCATGTGGATAAAGGATTTCATTAAAATCCCCAAAACAGAGCCATGGTCTGGAGCTACAGGTTTGAAGGCAGGAAATTTCATCCTAGAGATGTTTCCTCTGTGCAAAGTCTGGATGGCCATACACAAAAGTATTGCACCAAGAAGCTCCATCTTCTTTAGGACTCAAGATGGAATGAATATAGTTGTCAGTAAAAGATAAAATTTCAACTTGTAGATCCTTTTTCCAGAGGAGACTCAGTCCTCCAGACAAGCCTTGTGGTTCAACggagaaagaaaaatcaaaccttaaatattttttgagtttttcaatttttttcttttttatttatttttttaataaggaaAATAAGAGAAGGGGAAAAATACTTACAGAGGTTCCTAAGTTCAATCATTGTTGCAGGGGAGGCAGCCCCACGACAGTTCCAACTGATTAGAATCATGGGACTGTTGGGGGCTTGATTTGGCCTGCCTCCTCGGCCTTTGAAGATACTGAGTTCCCCTAATAAAGAGATGTAGATATGCGCTACAGCTTAGGGTCCAAGAAACAACCTACATTattcttttcttcattttcaagACTACTCTCTCTTCCTCGTTTGAGTGAGAGTTTGTCCAGAGATATGGAGTACCGGTGCTCTGTATCAGAAGTTGGTGGATCCTCTTCTCCATCCTCTTGCGGAAATTCAACAAAGTATTTGGTGGCAGAAGAGCTTTTCTGAATCTCTCGTCTTGGTTCCCACACTTGAGGAGGGGGTTCCCTAAGATAGCTTTCTTTCTAAAGGTGACCATGATATGGTCCAGAGTTGAAGGCTTTTTTTCTCTGTCTTCTCAACACTAGAGAATTATTGTTAGTTGGCCCACCCTTGCTTGTGAAAGGCTAGCTTCCATAGGGCCCAGGAGAAGGAAGCCTCGAACTAGTCTTGCACGGTATGTGGTTGTATGCACTTGTATCCGCATGTTTGGGCCCATACCCATCTTTTTGTAGGCCCAAATACTCCCTTCTTGCAGGTCCTAGCCCCACTTCAAGATTTAGGGAGTTTAAATCTACCTTGATAGGTTTTGGCCCCGGGGCATCAACTAAAAAACCCAGTGGGGAGAGAGTGTACCACTTGTTGTCGTTGTTGTCCAAGTTTGCCCTCAAATCGCTACTTGGGTGGCCAACATTCTTAGGCGAGGTGACAGACACACTCCTAGAGACGCCATCGTCATCAATACCAGAAACAGCGCCCCCAATAGGCAATCCGTGAACCGGTGGGCCATCCCCAAGACCTAAGTTCCCTATCAGGGAGTGATGCTTCAGTAGAAGGTTCCCTCAAAGTTTCGCAAATGCCCTTCCCTGAAGATTCCCAGTAGAAGGGGGAAAGGTAGGGTCGCAGGGTAAAAAAGTAAGGGGTGACTCCCTTAGGGGAAGCAAAGTTGACTCTTAAGGATTTTCTGTTGTACTGGGTCCCCCCTCGATTAGGCTGACAGGGTTGGTGGGGTCTGGCACGTGACCATGTCTCCCTGGTACGCTCTCTGTTGCCACCTCATATTCTCTCGGATATGACTGTGGTGGCTGCACCTTTCTCAGGGAAGTTTCCGATAAGATAGAGTTAAGCGATTTAGCTTGTGGGACCCCTAGCTCCGGGCCAAACCTTGATTTCGAGGGGTTTGTACCGCCATGGCCTTTGGCTGAGTGCATCTCTTATGATCGTGGCCAATGATGCCACAGTTGTAGCAAAAACTAGTCAACTTCTCGTACTTGAGAAAAGCCCACGACTTGGACTGATCTTTCCTAGGGATCCAAAACCCAGTAATCAAAGGTCTCCTCGAATTAAGGCTCACCTTTACTCGCAAAAATGTTCTCAGTAAGTGGCCTTCAACAACAGGATTTTCCACCTCAAGGACAGGTGCTCTGCTATTTTATTAGCATTACCAGTTGAGAGGGAGTCAAGAGAGAGGCCATGAATCTGAACCAAGCAATCAATGAAGGAAAAGTCGAGCTCAAAGATAGAGGTCTCTGGATTCTAGCTTTGGAGACTCACTAAGTGGCCCATCACGCTCCAGGGGCCTCCTTCCCGAAACTTCTTAGCTATTAGACTGTCTCTGAAGTTGAAGAGGAAGACATTTACTCCCATATCAGCTATGGTGACACCATTCTTAAGCCCCCAGGCTTTGAAGAAGATATCCTTGACTGTATGTTTGCTCAAGGTTTTGTCTGTGAGAACTTTGCCTACAAGCGTCCTTCCTGCTAGCTGGAAACCCTCAGAGGGGTTAAATTGGAGCTGGATAGTAACTCCCTCCATATCTAGAGGGGACATATTAGTATCGCTTTCCATGGATGGAATGGTAGCATGGACTAGAGGTAGAGATCGAGAGGGGTTGGGGTAGAGGCAGAAACAGTGAAGGGATCAAACACAAACGACCTAAGGTCaaaggggggggggaggggggttCACGATGACCCAAAGAGACCCTGTCGGGGTAGAGTACTCCGTTAGACGGAGAGAAAAGCCCTAGCAGAGGCCAGTCCAAAGGTGGTACTGATTGTGCCGATTCCTCAATTGAATTGTGGACATCAACATTAAGAATATTACTCACAATCACACAGATTTGAGAATAAAAAGAGAGGTCCCGGACTGGAACAAGAACTGGGATGGGGCCAATGTTTCCTGGATGCGTTCTCCAACCCACATGAGCCTTCATAGTTATGCTAGACCATTGAGTGTGTTGTTTCTTACCCCAACCGCTTGTACCCTTAATGGGCTTTTAGCCCAATGAAATAGTGATCTACATCACGTTGACAAAAAGGTCAGTTACGGACGTCCTATATATTAAGAAGGTACACTAAAAAATCACAAATCATGCAGATTTTTAAATTGTATAGTAGCTTCCCCAAAACTTCAAAGGAGTATAGTATAAATACTGaaacaaaataattttacattttGAAAGCATCCTTCTGAAATAGGATTAAAGTAACCTTAGATGACAGCTAGTAAGAAATGACTAGCTAGAGGTAGTATTAATTAACCAGTTGTTGGAATATTGCCTCCAGGGCACATCATAGTATATTACTCATGCTTTGTGTTCCATGTGGCTATTGTTTATACGAGAATATCTTGTATTTGTGAAGATCCTGGCTTATTTGATGGATTGAACCAACTACAGCAGCCAATGAAACAAGTAAGCAGAGGCAGTTTAAAAGTTGGAGTGCACACCACTTCACTGATAGTTTTCTTATGCGTTTCTGGGCAATGTGCATTTGTATAGGGAAGAACACAACAAGAGGCCCGAACCCAATTGCTCCAAGCAGGGAAAGAACCTCATTGAAAAATGGCATTGCCATGGCAAGAATTGTAGCCAAAATCACGAATATCGTCCTCCATATTAGCCTGAACAGGTTGAAATAAACTGTTACACTGCCCATCCTGATTGGATATTCCTTGTTTATGAAATTTGAATCTGGCCAAACTATGTTAGCGCCCATTTCAACTACACGAAAGAATGGTTGAGCCATCACCTGCAATAAAATATTGATTTGATTTCTCAACAACAAAGTTTAACCAAAGTTAAATATCAAGTAGTAATCATCCAACCTGATATGCTCCAATCATGTGGATTACGATGAAACCATTTCCCAAGGCGACCAACCAAAAGGGCTCACGAAATCCAGTAAAAATGTTACCAGGTGTATGATCACCAAATGAAGCATAGCCAAGGCCACTACATAGTAGAAATACTGTTGTCATTGCTGTGATCCCTATCACGTTAGCCTTTTTCATTTGTTTATTTTCTGGTGGATGTGACTTTAGAGTGTCCTGTACCAAGCATGGAATAATCAGATTCAGAGTAAAAATAAAAcccacacacaattccagtttGTGCATCTCTTGGTTTCTTTTAATTGAGTAAATTGTGTTTTACCATTATATCATAAATAACAGTAGCGTAATTGCAAGCGAGTGCTATATTTCCCATTGAACTGAAAACCCTCCAAATTTTGTCTTCTGCAGACAGTTCCGGCCCTATTTTGGTTCCAGTTATGCTGGTTGAAGCTCCTTCTCCTGTTCTTAACCAAAATGCCATTGTAATGAAATTAGATACAACTTCATAACAAAAATATAACCAtgaaaaaataagataaataaaaaatctcttgaattttgataaatttataattaagagataaaattaaacatttattaaTTAAGGATAAATTCTCTGTATTAAATTATTGTTCTTATGATAAAAAGTACCTGAGATGAGAACCGAGAGACATAGCCCAATTGCAATGAATACATAACCAAATGAGGTGATAGCAGCAACTGTTGAGAGCCATGTGAGTTCGTGGAAGTTTGGGATCTGAGACAAGAAAATTTGCAATATCCCAAAGCCGATCATGAAGGGATTATAAGAAAATTTGCACTCAGCTGCATGTCCTCTTTGGTGGAAGCAAACTGCTTTCTTTATAGCTCTGCAGTACTCATATTACATTCATCATCGATCATGAACCACACAAAGCAGGGAAAATCATAAATCAATCTGATCGACCTTGAGGATCTAAAGAAAGAAATTCTTAAAATGATGTCACACCTGCACATTATTTTAACCGGCCACCATGAAAAGATGGGATGTCTAACTTACTCATAGACTTAAATAATCACATTAATTCTCCTAACAAAAACAATGTTATTAATAACAATTCAAGTAATATAGTACAACTAATTAACTAGCTCGTTAATGTAATAACGTACACCAAGCTTATGGATGAAGTTATTGTGTAGCCCACTGTGATCCCGGCGAGCTTCGCATATACAATTGATCCACAAATCACTTGCATCGTTCCACCTGTATATTATCAAATACCAGTATGAAAATTTTGGATAAATGTGTGATGTTGAATCACTATCTTGGTCATCAAGATTTGATTCCTCCCATCTTGCACAATAACAATTATTTCCTATGTATGTGATACTGGGAAAGTGCGAAATACGTACGTACCTAAGTATGCCTTGACAGCCTGCATGTAAGTGTAATTTCTCTTGCCATTGACTGGGTCTGGAAATCTGTAGCAATCGGCTACAAGGCTGTAAGTGAAAACAGAAATGGATGCAAATAAGAGCACGCTGGCTATACCAGCTATCCATCCTAGTTGGGCCAATGCCCACGCTAGAGCTAGCACACCAGCCCCAATCACCACCGTTATTATGTGCGTCGTAGCAGTAAAAGCATTCCCTGCGTACAATTGTAACCCAAAATAttatatgtattttattttatttagcaTTTTCTGATTCAAACtaagcaaataaaaaaaaaaatacatacaaGTTTCTATTGAAAGAAATTTTTAAAACATTAATATATTAGATATTATAATTCAATATAAACGGTTGGACTTCAGTTTAATTTACTATTGATCTGTTTTTTTAACCTTATTTAATAGCTTATTACAGAATAGAAAAATATTAACAGAAAAGGATGCAAGTATTATAAGAGATAACAGAGaaaagaggaaaaggaaaaagccAGTAGCTTCATGAAGGAGAAAGTAACTGCATTACAGAAAATGAATTTTCAGTTAAAATACATTGAATCTGACCCCAGCTTATATAATATGAATCTAATACTAAGCTGGTAACTAATTCTGTTATTAAACTCTAACAGCTAAGCAGCAGATGCTTGTTTAGTATCTAATACCCCCTACAAGCTGGAGGATGGTATATGTCAACCATACCCAGCTTGGGAAGTAGGGAAACAAAGACATGAAAAGAGGTAGCTTTTGTAAACAAATCAGCTAATTGATCTTTGGATCCAATAGGAAGCGGATGCATTAAGCCAGCTTGTGATTTTCCCCGGACTATGTAAGTATGTGACAATCAATGTCCAAATGTTTTGTCCGTTCATGAAAAACGGGGTTGGCAGCTATGTAGAGAGCACTTTGATTGTCACAATAGAGAGCTGGTGTTCGGAAAGAAGTGACCTGAAGATCTTTCAATAGGTAAGTGAGCCATTGAAACTCACAAGTAGCAGCCGCAAGCGCATGATATTCCGCCTCAGAAGACGATCAAGAGATTGTGGTCTGTTTCTTAGCTTTCCAGGAAACTAAGGAAGAGCCCAAAAAGAAACAATAACCAGTAATAGATTTGCATGAATCAGGACAGCCACCCCAGTCGGTATCACTGAATCCAAGTAATTGAAGctcagaagttcttggaaaGAATAAACCAAGCCCAGGTGAACCTTTCAAGTACCAAATCACACGCATGGCAGCTTGATGATGCTGCTCAGTTGGAGAGACCATTAATTGGCTTAGCTGAGCGAAACTAATAGCAGGCCTAGATGTAGTGAGATAAAGGAGACAACCTACAAGGCGCCTATAGGCCTGAGGATCAGTAAGTTTATGCCCATGTTGTAGCCGTATGGTACTGTCCAATGGTGTAGCAGCAGGTTCGGATCCCATGAGACCTGAATCATGGAGTAAATCCAAACAAGATTTCCTTTGACAAAGAGAAAAATTTTCAGGGTGCCAAGATCCTTGATCCTGAAAGCTTTGTCATGAAGTTTCATGACTAGAGTGAATTCAGCTAGGAAAGAACCAGCCAAAagaatgtcatccacatatattAAGAAAGCTGTGAAATCAGACCCTGACTTCTTAGTAAAAAGAGTGGAATCTGACTGTGCTTGCTGATATCCATGCTGGAGAAGCAAAGTGGTGAGTTTCTCAAACCATCTCCTACTCGCTTGCTTAAGCCCGTACAAAGATTTCTGGAACTTACAAACTTTATATTGATTCTAGGAGAAGAAAGTCCATCAGGAATTGACATATAGACATCCTCTTTAAGGTCACCATGGAGAAATGCGTTGTTGACGTCCAACTGGTGAAGGTGCCAATGATGAATTGAGGTTAAAGCAAGCAAAAGACGGATTAGTTGTCATCTTAGCAACTGGGTAAAAGGTGTCAAAATAGTCAATCCCCTCAATTTGTGAATAACCTTTGGCCACTAAACGCGCTATATAGCGTTCAATAGAGCCATTAGCATATCTTTTGATTTTGTATACCCATTTACTTCCAATAGGAACAACCTCAGGAGGTAAATCTACAATCTTCCAAGTTCAAGTCTGTTAAAGAGCTTGTAATTCTGCATCCATGGCACCACGCCAACACGGAAATTGAAAAGCCTGCTTGAAGGTTTTAGGCTCTGGGATACTGGTCAATGATAGTGTGTAGTGTTTGTGTGAAGGAGATAAATGCGTATAGTCAAGCCTTCTCAGCCTCTGAGAATTTCTTCTCTTCGGAAACTCCCTTGGCCTCACAGTGCTGCTCCACCGTGATGATCCAGCCATAGGCCCATCTCCCGTCAAATTCTGGAAACATCCTCATGAATCAATGGTTACCACAGCACctagatcggtgctctgataccaattgatgaaCTCACAGAAATGCGGATATTTAGCGGAGGAAGAACATGGACCAAATAacaatttgaaaataataaacATAGACCAAATAACAATTTGGTCCATGTAtttccagcaaaaacttcaaaaccACCACAGATGGAATAACAACTCACAAATCGCAATCGCAGGTGGAATCGCAAATCGCAATTGCAGATTGAATCACAAATTGCAATCATAGATGGAAATGCAAATCGGAAATCGCAGATGGAAATCACGACGTCGCAGAAGGTAGCAGAGCCCCAGCCaatggtgctctgataccatattagagaTGACAGAGAAAAGAGGAAAAGTAAAAAGGCAGTTGCTTTTTCATGAAGGAGAAAGTAACTAACTGTGTATTACCCAGCTTATGTAATATGTATCTAATACTAAGCTAGTAACTAATTCTGTTATTAAACTCTAACAGCTAAGTAAGGTGGCTTATAGGGTGCAAGAGCATCATAGGTCTTGCACCATGCAAGATCAAAAAATACCTGTTATAACAGGTTATGTTTAcctgttaaaaaaaatcaaaacaatataATGCACTAATAGTACTAAAATACCCTttcctctctcttctctttcactcTCCTCTCCCCTCTCTCTGCTCCTTTAGCCGTTTCAtttcttctccggcgagctcCCCTCCGCCGTGTTTCGTTGCTTCTCCGGCAAGCTATTCTCCACCGCGTTTTCTTTCTTCTCAGTCGATCGTTGCGCCTCCGTCGTGCTTCTCCGTAATTGTTACGCCTCCATCAACCAGCCACCGAGAACAGATCCGCGCTCTTTTCCCCTTGATCTCGCCGGAGCAGCCATCACTCGAGCTCCGCCGCTGACGCCCCCATAACCACCACGCGACACCGTTGTTTCCTCTTCCTCGCCGCCCAGATCCAAAGCCCATCGCTTGCATCGTCGACCAAATCCAATACCCAGATCTAGTTTCTTGAAACCTCTCTTCAAACTCCTCTAGCAGTGTTGGTTCAATAGACTCAAACCCAAAGGGGTGCACTTAAGACCAAGCAGTAGTTCTTGGAATAGATCTGCAACTTGGTGATGTGATTTGGAAGACCCACATGTTCATCCCAAAATCTGAAGATCCATTGGCCAAAATCACAGATGCGATTTGGTTTACCTTCgttttctgggttttttctctgaacttttttgggttttttttggTGCTGTATTATTATCTTGATGAGTTGTCTGCTTGATTTTC
This is a stretch of genomic DNA from Lotus japonicus ecotype B-129 chromosome 1, LjGifu_v1.2. It encodes these proteins:
- the LOC130731021 gene encoding amino acid permease 8-like, coding for MSSSITKALMELELDDDGRIPRTGNAFTATTHIITVVIGAGVLALAWALAQLGWIAGIASVLLFASISVFTYSLVADCYRFPDPVNGKRNYTYMQAVKAYLGGTMQVICGSIVYAKLAGITVGYTITSSISLVAIKKAVCFHQRGHAAECKFSYNPFMIGFGILQIFLSQIPNFHELTWLSTVAAITSFGYVFIAIGLCLSVLISGEGASTSITGTKIGPELSAEDKIWRVFSSMGNIALACNYATVIYDIMDTLKSHPPENKQMKKANVIGITAMTTVFLLCSGLGYASFGDHTPGNIFTGFREPFWLVALGNGFIVIHMIGAYQVMAQPFFRVVEMGANIVWPDSNFINKEYPIRMGSVTVYFNLFRLIWRTIFVILATILAMAMPFFNEVLSLLGAIGFGPLVVFFPIQMHIAQKRIRKLSVKWCALQLLNCLCLLVSLAAVVGSIHQISQDLHKYKIFSYKQ